The Lepidochelys kempii isolate rLepKem1 chromosome 25, rLepKem1.hap2, whole genome shotgun sequence genome contains a region encoding:
- the MISP gene encoding mitotic interactor and substrate of PLK1, with protein MQPVVSWLLRQRHPSLPPARHLRSSKTRSLTNTSPAECPLRGLHGHGEPERPRWRVPLTGQQNIFHAEGLQVYEEPAINPTAEQQLRGQEDASEELPEESPQEMDRVTRNLIFHLPHKTPEYNTHQGSLSAELRAESSDDVFAPYSQGNWKAENGHDWRPSYLPEDRSEFATNSLDAGRDLWTPPPDRESKLEVVTSGMLYDIRAYKEERKPSKLYSGDEEELNYPLTHLDISPEKAKELEEERKEVIQSQVVRRSSTMAEKWNSIEELDSLSTGSAGKGEAKQGGGYATSFALCFYSRSPEQVRTPVDPENIDREQINFAAARQQFLMLEKTNPSTVFSPRQKVMSPKPEPAQNTSEGEWHCAEGVLKMFMDYDDADAPSQREINGYDVAYETPMAEELYAPKKTGIEREDPNGRTASLTKASFRDDLDSGLGEMSNESSVGYISDGSMSNEIFDTQMDLKAGNQDPAKQLKARDETPIEREIRLAMEREESLRKERGIQRLRSSNELVEIQTKPLLSTSLSLSSSRKAKDKGRVSFYVQREIEQETKREEDLKKEGRLLGMYDKGAQQELGERKKVFEQEDAFPAPHKPEFAKKSDDLRGTLNSKFPLQQAVDGSFGPTESTTDGKTVPNHNVNLISFQAYQPHSTLNTSKRSTVDGLLSCSQPSGSCSKLVDEDSFGARRPSPTERTDSTASPEGRVRVHKEYFATPFWKPKISFVSDQGTQGLLGKEKMLEPAGTQEDQYTLRKGKPQTSWLIEEEIRRALQREQELQEQWRHRLLTDSSSPASNDSSAREKGFRSQLSSQSSAASGTADSYWVTESPVFAPASHQSGTLGSALSPNVPSPYQGYTGRHASETASDGPTGPPWDEKKKRKLKEDRKYASIEASDDVNTEILESTRVTRHKNAMAERWESGQFFNKDNA; from the exons ATGCAGCCCGTGGTCTCCTGGCTGCTCCGGCAGcgtcacccctccctgcccccagcccgtcACTTGCGTAGTTCAAAAACACGCTCGCTCACCAACACCAGCCCAGCCGAATGCCCCCTAAGAGGTCTCCATGGCCATGGGGAACCGGAACGCCCACGCTGGAGGGTCCCTTTGACA GGACAGCAAAACATCTTTCATGCAGAAGGCCTTCAGGTGTACGAGGAACCTGCGATTAACCCCACAGCTGAACAGCAGCTCAGAGGCCAGGAAGACGCTTCTGAAGAGCTGCCTGAGGAATCGCCCCAGGAAATGGACAGAGTCACCAGAAACCTGATCTTCCATCTCCCTCACAAGACTCCTGAATACAACACTCACCAAGGCAGCTTGTCTGCAGAACTGAGAGCCGAGAGCAGCGATGATGTGTTTGCTCCCTACAGCCAGGGCAACTGGAAGGCTGAAAATGGCCACGACTGGAGACCCAGTTATCTGCCAGAAGACAGATCTGAATTTGCAACAAACTCCCTGGATGCTGGAAGGGATCTCTGGACTCCACCTCCAGACAGAGAGTCCAAGCTAGAGGTCGTGACATcagggatgttgtatgatatcaGGGCTTATAAAGAGGAGAGGAAGCCATCCAAGCTGTACTCGGGTGATGAGGAAGAGCTGAATTACCCCCTCACCCATTTGGACATCTCGCCCGAGAAAGCAAAAGAGCttgaagaggagaggaaagaggtaATCCAAAGCCAGGTGGTGAGGAGAAGCTCCACCATGGCTGAGAAGTGGAACTCCATAGAGGAGCTGGATTCTCTAAGCACGGGCTCAGCCGGTAAAGGTGAGGCGAAGCAGGGAGGAGGCTATGCCACCAGCTTTGCCCTTTGCTTTTATAGCCGTTCCCCAGAGCAAGTGAGGACACCCGTCGACCCTGAAAACATAGACAGGGAGCAGATCAACTTTGCTGCTGCCCGGCAACAGTTCCTCATGCTGGAAAAGACTAACCCAAGCACGGTCTTCAGCCCGAGGCAAAAAGTTATGTCTCCAAAGCCAGAACCAGCTCAGAACACCTCTGAGGGAGAGTGGCACTGCGCTGAGGGCGTGTTGAAGATGTTTATGGACTATGACGATGCTGACGCACCCAGCCAGAGAGAGATCAACGGGTATGATGTGGCATACGAGACACCCATGGCGGAGGAGCTGTATGCTCCCAAAAAGACTGGTATAGAAAGGGAAGATCCCAATGGGAGAACAGCCAGCTTGACCAAAGCATCTTTCAGAGATGACCTGGACTCCGGCTTGGGTGAAATGTCCAATGAGTCCAGCGTGGGTTACATTAGCGATGGAAGCATGTCCAATGAGATCTTCGACACTCAGATGGATTTGAAGGCCGGCAACCAGGAtcctgccaaacagctgaagGCCAGGGATGAGACGCCCATTGAACGGGAAATCCGCTTGGCAATGGAGAGGGAGGAAAGCCTACGGAAAGAGAGAGGGATCCAGAGACTGAGGAGCAGCAATGAGCTGGTGGAAATCCAGACCAAGCCCCTCCTTTCCACTTCTCTCTCTTTATCTTCCTCCAGGAAAGCGAAAGACAAAGGCCGTGTTTCCTTTTACGTCCAGAGGGAGATCGAGCAGGAAACCAAGCGGGAAGAAGATCTGAAGAAGGAAGGGAGGCTACTGGGGATGTACGACAAGGGGGCGCAGCAGGAACTGGGTGAGCGCAAGAAAGTATTTGAGCAGGAGGATGCCTTCCCGGCCCCACACAAACCAGAGTTTGCAAAGAAATCAGACGACCTAAGGGGAACCCTGAACAGCAAATTTCCACTACAGCAAGCTGTGGATGGCAGCTTTGGTCCCACGGAGAGCACCACAGATGGAAAGACAGTCCCTAACCACAACGTGAATCTAATAAGCTTCCAGGCTTATCAGCCACATTCCACGCTAAACACTAGTAAGAGAAGCACGGTGGATGGGCTGCTGTCATGCAGTCAGCCCTCCGGCAGCTGCAGCAAATTGGTGGATGAGGATTCCTTTGGGGCAAGGCGCCCCAGCCCTACAGAAAGGACAGATTCCACAGCAAGTCCGGAGGGGAGGGTCAGGGTGCACAAGGAATACTTCGCCACTCCGTTCTGGAAACCCAAGATCTCCTTTGTGAGTGACCAGGGGACGCAGGGCCTGCTCGGAAAGGAAAAGATGCTGGAGCCAGCGGGCACCCAGGAGGACCAGTACACCCTAAGGAAGGGCAAGCCCCAGACGTCTTGGCTGATCGAGGAGGAGATCCGAAGGGCTCTGCAGAGggaacaggagctgcaggagcagtggaGGCATAGGCTGCTGACTGacagctcctctccagccagcaATGACAGCTCTGCCCGGGAGAAGGGCTTCCGGTCTCAGCTTTCATCTCAGAGTTCag CCGCCTCGGGCACCGCTGACAGCTACTGGGTGACCGAATCACCCGTATTCGCTCCTGCCTCGCACCAGTCAGGGACGCTGGGGTCAGCCCTTTCACCTAATGTGCCCAGTCCCTATCAGGGCTACACAGGCAGACATGCCTCTGAAACAGCCTCTGACGGTCCCACGGGGCCCCCGTGGGatgagaagaagaagaggaagctgAAGGAAGACAGGAAG TATGCAAGCATTGAAGCAAGTGATGACGTCAACACAGAG attttagaAAGCACCCGAGTGACTCGCCACAAGAATGCCATGGCCGAACGCTGGGAATCAGGACAGTTCTTCAACAAAGATAATGCCTGA